The Paenibacillus sp. FSL H7-0357 nucleotide sequence GGCATTCTGTGTTCCGGGAAGCACGGCAAAAGGGGAAAGCGACGCTCCCCCGGGTATCATCCTGGCTAATGGGCCTTCCGGGTCCAGTCTGTCCAGCAGCTCAAATATATTCAGACTCTCCTGCGCAGCACCTTCCTCTTGCAATGTCATCGGATACACATTGGTAGTGAATGCGTAGCCGAGGGAATGCAAATAATCGACCTGCGCTTTGTTCATGCCGTAACGGGTCAGCAGAACATCGCCGCTGCCGCAGAATACAAACAGCATTTCATCCATAGCCTGCACAATGGACATCCCGCTCAGGTCGGGAATGGAAGGCAGCGCGGCGAGGTCTTTCTCCCGCCAGTACCGTTCCGACTCAAAGCTGCCGCAATGCACCGTAGTCTTCATTGTCCGGTAAGTCCGGCAACATAACCCGTGAAACGGTCTACCGATTTCAAATGCTCCAGATCAAAGGTATCGAAATCAACTTCGATATTAAACTCGTCTTCGATCCTAAGAATAAAATTAATAATCTGGAGAGAATCCAGAGCAGCGTCAATCGTCAAATCGGAGCTGCCGTCAAGCGTTTGCAACAACGCTGGATCCTCCTTGATTTCCGCTATGATTTCAATAACTTTTTGCTGCATGTGTATACTCCTTTCTCTGTGCTTACTTGGATGGAATGAAAAGAATATACCAAATTTAAAACTGTTAATATATGGTTGAATGCGCCAAAATATTCAGTTATACTAGATGGATTCCAGACTACTAATCTTATTTATTCTTCTACTTCTAGCTGAAACGGAGGTTCGTCTATGGAGGTTTTTCCGGTAGTTGCTGGGGAATATCTATTTGACACAAATTCACCGGTTCAAGTGTTGCTGACCGAAGAATCGCTCACATCTGTTCTCCACCAGCATGATTTCATGGAGATCGCATATGTGCTTGAGGGAGAGGGCATTCAGCTTATCGCCGGGGACAAGATACAGGTTGCAAAAGGTGATCTGTTTGTCATCCCGCCTGAGGTATCCCATGTGTTCCAGCCCCGGGATCTGAGTGGAACACAGCCGCTGCGGATCTTGAACTGTATGCTCAGTCCTGAGGTGTTCAAGCTTCCTGCCGCTTTGCCGGCGCTCTTCACGGGGCTGTTCGATGAAGAACAGCAACGCCGGTTGCGGTTGCTGAAAGAACAGAAATCCTGGTTCGGATGCCACGGGCAGGGAATGGAACTGGAGGTCTTGTTCCGCCGCATGCAGGAGTTACATAACAACAGCCCGTCGGCAGATCCACTGAGGCTGTATCCATTATTATTCGAACTTCTAAGGATTGTCGAGCCTTGTGCGGGTGTTCCTTTCTCAGACCGTTTACAGCAGGCAGATGATCCGCTGCATGATGTAATTTTATATATGGTCAGTAATTTCAAGCAGAGAATTTCATTGAAGGAGATCAGCCGCTATATTTCCATGAGCTCGCGCCAGTTTCAAAGACTGTTCAAGCTGAAGACCGGCAAATCCTATATCCAGGTGTTTCAGGAAATTCGTATGAAATACAGCTGTGCACTGCTGATGTTCACAGACTTCGGCATTCAGAAAATTGCGCTTGAGGTCGGGATCGGAGATATGAAATACTTCTACCGTTTGTTCCGCGAATACAGCGGGATGACACCGGGTAATTACCGTAATTGGGGGCACAGCCATTTCTCAATTGCCAAGGAGGTGATAAGTTTTGCTGAACATCCTGCCCGTTAAAAGCACCCCCTACCCTACGCTTCGCAGCTGTATCGATGACTGTATCCAATCAGTGGCTGAATGGCAGGGTAAAGACAGCAAGTACATGTACGGCAATGCCTGGCAGTTCTCCTTCAAGCAACAACAGTCTTCAGGACAGTCCGTCATCGACCGGGTATCTACTCCGCGAATCAGCAAGGAGTATCTGGCGGCTTATCATGGGATAAATTTCACATATGTCAACCGTGAAGAGCCGGCGATGGACAAGTCTTTTCTGCTTGAAATGCTGGAGAAGCGGCTCGCTGGCGGCATGCCTGTTCTGGTAGGATTCGATTCCTATAGCTGCCCCTGGTGTCTGGCCTACCGTAGGCTGCATACTTCACATGCCTGTCTGGCTGTAGGCGTCGATCGTTCAAGCCGGAAGATTTATTTAACGGATGGCTACTACGGCCGCCCCCTGGAAACGGTGGATTTGGATGAATGGGAGTCCGCCTGCCATTTCTTCGCAGAGTTCAGCCTGTGCGAAGCATCGCGCCCCCTTGGGCAATGGCGCCTCGCCCTTGAGCATACGCTGCTGAATCAAGAGCATGAAGTCCAGCCGCTCCAGGTTGCGGAGCATCTAAGGGCCTATGCTGATGCCTACCTCGAGACAGGAATAATCGCCGAGAATCCCGAGGAATATAGTGCCTATTTCTTGCTGGCTGCCAACACCCTTCCGATCACACGGATAAGGTACAGCCTTTTCCTGAGTGCCATTTCCGCTGATCAAGAAGTGCCTGAGCTTACCCGGATTGCCGAGGGCTACCGGATTGCCGGGGAGATGTGGAATATGGTGAATCAATTTATGATAAAGGTGATGTGTTCGGGTAACAAACCGGCACAACGCGGCAAAATTCATAAGAAAATGCTTGAAATCATTCACTCGGAAGAAGAGCTGCTGCTTGAGCTGGTGCAATTAGTGAACCAACCCGCATTCAAGAGTTAGATTTCCCATAGACACCACTACAAATAGACCGCTCCTTATTAGGAACGGTCTTCTCTTATTACGCTTAGATCAAATAGATTTT carries:
- a CDS encoding acyl carrier protein; this translates as MQQKVIEIIAEIKEDPALLQTLDGSSDLTIDAALDSLQIINFILRIEDEFNIEVDFDTFDLEHLKSVDRFTGYVAGLTGQ
- a CDS encoding AraC family transcriptional regulator produces the protein MEVFPVVAGEYLFDTNSPVQVLLTEESLTSVLHQHDFMEIAYVLEGEGIQLIAGDKIQVAKGDLFVIPPEVSHVFQPRDLSGTQPLRILNCMLSPEVFKLPAALPALFTGLFDEEQQRRLRLLKEQKSWFGCHGQGMELEVLFRRMQELHNNSPSADPLRLYPLLFELLRIVEPCAGVPFSDRLQQADDPLHDVILYMVSNFKQRISLKEISRYISMSSRQFQRLFKLKTGKSYIQVFQEIRMKYSCALLMFTDFGIQKIALEVGIGDMKYFYRLFREYSGMTPGNYRNWGHSHFSIAKEVISFAEHPAR
- a CDS encoding BtrH N-terminal domain-containing protein encodes the protein MLNILPVKSTPYPTLRSCIDDCIQSVAEWQGKDSKYMYGNAWQFSFKQQQSSGQSVIDRVSTPRISKEYLAAYHGINFTYVNREEPAMDKSFLLEMLEKRLAGGMPVLVGFDSYSCPWCLAYRRLHTSHACLAVGVDRSSRKIYLTDGYYGRPLETVDLDEWESACHFFAEFSLCEASRPLGQWRLALEHTLLNQEHEVQPLQVAEHLRAYADAYLETGIIAENPEEYSAYFLLAANTLPITRIRYSLFLSAISADQEVPELTRIAEGYRIAGEMWNMVNQFMIKVMCSGNKPAQRGKIHKKMLEIIHSEEELLLELVQLVNQPAFKS